From Caretta caretta isolate rCarCar2 chromosome 9, rCarCar1.hap1, whole genome shotgun sequence, one genomic window encodes:
- the TMEM207 gene encoding transmembrane protein 207 has translation MWRPKAPCLTWLISEIGGLCLTLFQLADSDPKCDPDEACVNYNEESLSTWYVWLLILFFLATILSCGILFCLQCWLKQRSSFPSRRTLAVFALSDSDSLGVSDASPCAFSGVHAHSPNPDLCPSPALRVGTRGTGSPPSYEDIMKAGKH, from the exons ATGTGGAGACCCAAAGCTCCGTGTCTCACCTGGCTGATCTCAGAAATTGGAGGCCTGTGTCTGACATTATTCCAG TTAGCAGACTCTGATCCGAAATGTGACCCTGATGAAGC GTGTGTTAATTACAACGAGGAGAGCCTCAGTACCTGGTATGTCTG GTTACTGATCTTATTCTTTCTGGCCACGATCCTGTCCTGTGGGATTCTCTTCTGCCTGCAGTGCTGGCTGAAACAACGGAGCAGCTTCCCCTCCCGGCGCACACTTGCCGTGTTTGCACTCAGTGACTCCGATTCTCTTGGTG TAAGTGATGCTTCCCCATGTGCATTTTCCGGGGTGCACGCCCACTCTCCAAACCCAGACCTGTGCCCTTCTCCCGCCCTGCGCGTCGGCACCAGAGGGACTGGATCGCCTCCTTCCTACGAGGATATTATGAAGGCAGGCAAACACTAG
- the CLDN16 gene encoding claudin-16 isoform X1, whose translation MPWTCWTLIGMRYLLQYVACFFAFFSAGFLIAATWTDCWMVNADDSLEVSTKCRGLWWECVTNVFDGIQTCDDYDSIFAEHPLKLVLTRAMMITADILAGFGFAFLLLGLDCVKFLTDEPTIKLRICLVSGVTLLIAGFPGLIGSVWYALGVYMERSSLVLHNVFLGIQYKFGWSCWLGMAGSLGCFLSGAVLTCCVYLFRDVGSGRFYSSNSLRKMYSPAGTTVANTYYPSSQTATAKMYAMDTRV comes from the exons ATGCCCTGGACGTGCTGGACACTCATTGGGATGAGGTATCTTCTCCAATATGTCGCGTGTTTCTTCGCCTTCTTCTCTGCTGGGTTTTTGATAGCAGCCACCTGGACAGACTGTTGGATGGTGAATGCTGACGACTCACTGGAG GTGAGTACGAAGTGCCGTGGCCTGTGGTGGGAATGTGTCACCAACGTGTTCGATGGGATTCAGACCTGTGATGACTATGACTCTATATTTGCTGAGCACCCCT TGAAgctggtgctgaccagagccatgATGATCACAGCAGACATCCTGGCGGGGTTTGGATTCGCTTTCCTGCTCCTGGGACTTGACTGTGTCAAATTCCTCACGGACGAGCCCACCATCAAGCTGCGCATCTGTCTCGTGTCTGGAGTTACGTTGCTCATAGCAG GCTTCCCAGGCCTTATCGGCTCAGTATGGTATGCCCTTGGGGTGTACATGGAGCGCTCCTCCCTGGTTTTGCACAATGTGTTTCTGGGCATCCAGTATAAGTTTGGCTGGTCTTGTTGGCTCGGAATGGCTgggtccctgggctgcttcttatCTGGGGCTGTGCTCACCTGCTGCGTGTATCTCTTCCGAG ATGTTGGCTCTGGGAGGTTCTACTCCTCTAATTCCTTGAGGAAGATGTATTCCCCCGCTGGAACAACTGTGGCAAACACATACTATCCATCGTCTCAGACAGCGACTGCCAAAATGTACGCAATGGACACCAGAGTGTGA
- the CLDN16 gene encoding claudin-16 isoform X2 translates to MLQKKLSRGTSSLSGFSQVSTKCRGLWWECVTNVFDGIQTCDDYDSIFAEHPLKLVLTRAMMITADILAGFGFAFLLLGLDCVKFLTDEPTIKLRICLVSGVTLLIAGFPGLIGSVWYALGVYMERSSLVLHNVFLGIQYKFGWSCWLGMAGSLGCFLSGAVLTCCVYLFRDVGSGRFYSSNSLRKMYSPAGTTVANTYYPSSQTATAKMYAMDTRV, encoded by the exons ATGCTTCAGAAAAAGCTCTCTCGGGGGACGTCATCCCTCTCTGGTTTCAGCCAG GTGAGTACGAAGTGCCGTGGCCTGTGGTGGGAATGTGTCACCAACGTGTTCGATGGGATTCAGACCTGTGATGACTATGACTCTATATTTGCTGAGCACCCCT TGAAgctggtgctgaccagagccatgATGATCACAGCAGACATCCTGGCGGGGTTTGGATTCGCTTTCCTGCTCCTGGGACTTGACTGTGTCAAATTCCTCACGGACGAGCCCACCATCAAGCTGCGCATCTGTCTCGTGTCTGGAGTTACGTTGCTCATAGCAG GCTTCCCAGGCCTTATCGGCTCAGTATGGTATGCCCTTGGGGTGTACATGGAGCGCTCCTCCCTGGTTTTGCACAATGTGTTTCTGGGCATCCAGTATAAGTTTGGCTGGTCTTGTTGGCTCGGAATGGCTgggtccctgggctgcttcttatCTGGGGCTGTGCTCACCTGCTGCGTGTATCTCTTCCGAG ATGTTGGCTCTGGGAGGTTCTACTCCTCTAATTCCTTGAGGAAGATGTATTCCCCCGCTGGAACAACTGTGGCAAACACATACTATCCATCGTCTCAGACAGCGACTGCCAAAATGTACGCAATGGACACCAGAGTGTGA